Proteins encoded together in one Papaver somniferum cultivar HN1 unplaced genomic scaffold, ASM357369v1 unplaced-scaffold_21, whole genome shotgun sequence window:
- the LOC113339328 gene encoding UPF0481 protein At3g47200-like: MNTDQTKKTWSNSVTRELESAEPGMEEEHWKKESIFELPTFVKDRNVKAYEPHVVSIGPYHYSKFHLKPMEVHKRRAVRHFVKRGSQPIQSYKLGLLKDVHLLRESYARQLDEEWIVDDNRFVELMIQDGCFILEFLAASANYHKINSYSLRDPMFSYHGTIVNYNPVMHDLLLVENQLPYLVLFTLWSISTGSSENEVNRILPWMMFAPNEDPGLHMLDMYMKGLLTGGKQFEEEILVTRCASELHDQSGIQFKKVGSYQDIKFDKNVAILQLPSIIINDYNASTLLNLLAYELRAGTGRDMNSYIYLIDSLVDSAKDVKLLQSQGIIISALGSDEAVVKVLKELARDTVVDSSCKSYLVVAEMNKYYEESMKKWRRRFRDWRSKLNSIYFSNPWTVISVAGAAFLLALTVIQTAYTVISYYAENPLRKKH, translated from the exons ATGAACACAGATCAAACCAAGAAAACATGGTCAAATAGTGTAACTAGAGAACTCGAATCGGCAGAACCTGGAATGGAAGAAGAGCATTGGAAGAAGGAGTCCATATTCGAGTTGCCCACTTTCGTAAAAGATAGGAATGTGAAAGCCTATGAGCCTCATGTGGTGTCCATCGGTCCTTACCACTACTCTAAATTTCATTTGAAGCCAATGGAAGTCCACAAAAGAAGAGCAGTTCGTCATTTTGTTAAAAGAGGGAGCCAGCCCATTCAGTCCTATAAGCTGGGACTACTAAAAGATGTGCATCTCCTCAGGGAGTCATATGCTCGGCAGCTGGATGAAGAATGGATAGTGGACGATAATCGATTCGTCGAGCTAATGATCCAAGATGGATGCTTCATTCTTGAATTTTTGGCTGCTAGTGCAAACTACCATAAAATAAATAGTTATTCTCTTAGGGATCCCATGTTTAGCTACCACGGTACCATAGTTAACTATAATCCTGTGATGCATGACTTGTTGCTGGTGGAGAACCAACTGCCTTATCTTGTGCTATTCACGTTGTGGTCTATTAGTACCGGCTCAAGTGAGAATGAG GTAAATCGCATTTTACCCTGGATGATGTTTGCCCCTAATGAAGATCCAGGGCTTCACATGCTCGACATGTACATGAAAGGACTGCTTACAGGAGGCAAACAATTTGAGGAGGAAATACTCGTAACTCGATGTGCATCAGAGCTTCATGACCAATCTGGTATCCAATTTAAAAAGGTCGGGAGTTACCAGGACATCAAATTCGACAAGAACGTTGCAATACTACAGCTTCCCTCCATAATCATCAATGACTACAATGCGTCTACACTTCTAAATTTGTTAGCGTATGAGCTTCGGGCGGGAACGGGAAGAGATATGAACTCGTACATTTACCTCATTGACAGCCTTGTAGACTCAGCTAAGGATGTCAAGTTGCTCCAATCCCAAGGCATCATAATTAGTGCATTGGGCAGCGACGAGGCTGTGGTGAAGGTGTTGAAGGAGCTTGCCAGGGACACAGTGGTGGATTCGAGTTGTAAGTCTTATTTGGTGGtagctgagatgaataagtaTTATGAAGAAAGTATGAAGAAGTGGAGGAGAAGGTTTCGTGATTGGCGATCTAAACTCAATTCGATTTACTTTAGTAATCCATGGACTGTTATCTCGGTAGCTGGAGCTGCTTTTCTCTTGGCACTGACAGTTATCCAGACCGCTTACACCGTCATCTCATATTATGCAGAGAACCCATTGCGCAAGAAACATTAA